In Fulvitalea axinellae, the DNA window TGCTGAATAACGGTTGGGCAAAGGAACCAATTCCCGCGTTACCATGATCCGGAGAGGTTTTCCGAATGAATTCAAAGAGTTTTTGATTCCGTTTAGGCAAAAAAACGGATCAAACCCTTTGCGGTTACGGGCATATACAAATAACCTTTTTCCCGATTCGATAAGCGTATTTTTCCGGATGTAGATGTCTGTAGAATCACTGGCAATGTTCCCTTCCAAAGCCTGGTAGGCTGTAGAAGCGAGTAGGCTTTTGTTTTGGGTTTTAAAGAATAATAGACTGAAAATAGCCTTTGGGTGCCTATTTATAAGCTTTCCGACCCGAACCATCATCTTGTCGGTAGCCTTATCGTCTAGGCTGTCCAAGACCACCAATGCGAACACATCGGCTGTGCGTACGATGGTATCGAAGTCCTTCCAAGTCTCTTCATCCTCTATCTTTTCGGCGGGCAAAGGACAAGTGAAATGGATCAGGTAGTCGTAAGCCAAGTTTTTGTCTTGAGCCACGACTGTTGTGGCGAACCTCAGCCCTATAAGAACCAGTAAAAATAAAATTCGGTATTTCATATTATGCGTCTCCGGTAACATAAAAATAACGCTTTCGGAAGACTTACGGAAGTGTTAGGCATGAGTCTTTGCCCTTCTGGCTTCCATAAATCATCAACAACTTGATCAGGTGATATTTTACGAATAGGATCTCTCGACAAATTATATTTCTGAGCGAATATTATCTATGATCGTATTCGCCAAGCTTTGGATTCTTTTTGATTCAGATTGGCTAAGAATAGCCAAATATAAAAATTGAAAACTATCTGAAGCTGGAGTGATAGAGTTTGGGTTCCGTTTTTATGAGCCAAAAGCAGGAACTCGGAACCCAAATATATCAGATAGATTCTACGTTATTTATCTTGTTTAGGATTTAACTCATCGTAAATAGTATGCAATAGTTGATAATCGTCGCTGTCTATAGTTAAGTGCCAGAAAAAGATTGCGCCCAAGCCATTATCCTTGACATATTTGGCTTTGGCTCTTACGGACCGAGGATTGTCATAGCTCAGGAATACGCTGTCACTTGCTCTGTAAGCGTATGGAGCTTGGGCGTGTTCGTCCCAGAAGTGTTGGAATCCGTTGGCTTCGGTATAATTTTGTTTGATATCCGAATACCTAGCCCAGCCTTTGTATACGCCAGAGTTGGGTTGGTGCAAGCCATTATTTTCCGGTAAAGCGCCTTTCCATGCCCGGCCGTAAAAGGCCGCGCCTACGGCCAATTTACTTTTTGGAGCCCCGTTTTTCTCACAAAATTCCATAGTATTTTCCGCCGAAGGCACCCCCTCGTTTCTCCTTCTGGCATAGCGTTCTCTGATATTTTTATTTTTGATGTCGCTAAGCGGAACGGCTCCAAGATTGGTGTGGTGGGCCGTATGCGGTGATGAGTTGATGACGAAGTCGTAAGTCATTACATTCATATAATCTACGTATTTCATCACTTTCTCAAGCTCTATATAATTATAATATCCGGCCCATCCACCAGAGGCAAAACTTAGCTGTGCCCCGTCTTTGTATTTGTCCAAACTTTCCCGGAGGTCACGCATTAACAAAGTAAAGTTTTGCTTATCCTCTGGGCGCGCATCATTTCCTGCGCCTGCGGATGTCGGGTATTCCCAATCGATGTCTATACCGTCCAGTTTGTATTTCTTTAAAAAGGAAATAACGCTTTCAACATACTTCTTTCTTTTGGCTGGATCAGCCGCCATATCCGAAAACCCTGCCGAACCGCCCCATCCGCCGCAGGCCACCATGATGTTCAGCTCGGGAAATTCCTGTTTGCGTGAAGCCAATGCGATAAGGTCATCCTCCGTTTTTGGGTTTTGCAAAGCTATTTTTCCGTCTTTTATTACGGTAAATGAGAAAATAATATGACTGAGTTTATCCAAAGGCAAAGATTCCGGAGGAGTCCCCGGATAGTAATAAGCGATTATAGCTGGACCTTTTTCACTTTTTGGGGCTGTGTCACAAGCCAAGAAGGGTACTGTAAGTAAGATGAAAAATATAAGTTTTCGGAGGTTCATATTGCGTGGATTTATTGGGTTGGCCCATGTTTAGGCTTTTGAAAAAAGTATATACCTAACCCGTAAGGAGATAATCACAAACCTAATTTAAGGAATGGCTTATTACAAATTTGAACCATATTTTTCCTTTTTTAACGATTCTGTTCTTACATAAAGACATAGCGTATAGGGCTTGCGTTATATTATTTTTTGATATATTATTTTAAATATAAAAGTGCGTTACTGTATTGTCATTGTTTTACTTGGTCATTTAGAGATTCAGTGACCTTAAGAATTAAAGAATACCGATCAATAAGCAGTCGTCGAACGGTCTGTTTACGCTTTACTCTATACATTGTACTAAACGAAAAACATGGATATCGAAGGTGAAGACTTTGCCAAATTAGCGGTTCAGTTACGTTGTCCCGATGAGAATGGAGGACTGAACGTAGCGGACATGATGAGCGAAACGAATTCGGGAATGATTCTAAACACTATTCGCGTAATGGGACTGGCCAACGGCGAATCCGTATTGGAATTGGGACACGGGGGCGCTTCCCATTTGGAAAAACTGATGGAAAGAGCGTCTGGCCTAAAATACATGGGACTAGATATTTCCGATCTGATGGACAAGGTAGCCCGAAAATACAATCATTTGTTTTGCGAAAATGGTATAGCGGACTTTGCGCTGTACAACGGAAATCAGATTCCTTTTGGGAATAACGCTTTCGATAAAATTTTCACAGTAAATACTCTTTACTTTTGGGAGACTCCGGCGGAGTTAATGGCCGAACTGCATAGAGTATTGCGCCCTGGAGGTGAGTGCCTTGTGACATTCGTGGACAAGGGCTTTATGGAAAAACTTCCTTTCGCTGAAAACGGTTTTACGCTTTATGATATCGCTCGCTTCCGGGATTTGGCGGATATGACCGAGTTTTCGCTTTCTGAAGTACGGACATTTACCGAAGAGATTATCGTAAGTTCCGGCGATTCTGTAGAACGGAGATATTCCGTAGCTAGACTATTGAAAGAATAACTCAGACCAATACTGATATCCAAATACGATAATAGATCGTTTGCTTTTCGTCTCATTTATGTTTTTCCGCACATAATTCCATCCTTAATTTTTACTGCCGTCTAGTTTTGGACTATCAATATTTTTGACTTTTAAAGAGAAGCTGTTTATGATATCCAAAAGGAAAATGGCCTTGGCACTGGGAGTGGCCTTGGAGTTTTTTGGTATTCGGAATATGCCAGCCTACGGCCAAAGCGAGAAGCAAGATCGGCCGAATATAGTATTATTGATGGCGGACGATATGGGCTACGAATGCCTTTCCGCACACGGTGCGCTTGATTACAAGACGCCGAATATAGACCGCATGATGGAAGACGGAATAGAATTTAGCCACAGCTATTCCCAGCCTCTTTGTACCCCTTCGCGAGTGAAAATCATGACCGGCCGTTACAATTACCGTAATTATAAGGATTTCGGGTATTTGGATGTTAACGAAAAGACTTTCGGGAACGTAATGAAAGAGGCCGGTTATTCCACCTGTATAGCTGGAAAATGGCAACTCAACGGCTTGAAAACTGGCAGGGAAAATACGCTAGATGACAAGCGTCCCCAACATTTCGGTTTTGACGAATATTGCTTGTGGCAATTGACAAAAACCAAGAGACAAGGAGAGCGCTACGCAAGCCCTCTGATCGAGGAAAACGGAAAGGTTTTGCCCGATACGGACGGACGTTACGGCCCGGATATTTTCTCGGATTATGTGGTCGATTTTATCCGAAGAAAGAAAGACAAGCCGTTTTTCGTGTATTATCCTATGGTTTTGGTACATGACCCTTTCGTGCCGACCCCGGACTCGAAGGATTGGGCCGATAAGAACAAACGCTTTAAGGACCGGCCGGAATATTTTGCCGATATGATGGCCTATACGGATAAGATCGTAGGTAAGATCAGGACGGCTTTGGAACGTGAAGGAGTGGCTGATAATACCATTTTTATATTTACGGCTGATAATGGAACGAGTATCCGCATTAATTCAAGGACCAAAAACGGAAATATTCAGGGAGGTAAAGGGCAAACATTGACAAAGGGCCATCACGTGCCGATGGTTGCCGTTTGGCCAAAATACAAAGCCAAAGGAAAGCGATATGAAGGTCTGATAGAGTTCAGTGACTTTTTGCCGACCATAGCCGAAGCCGGAGGCGCCGATATTCCGGAAAATATTGACGGAAAGAGTTTTCTGCCAATATTAAAAGGCAGACGCCACAAAGACAGGGAGACAATCTTTGTCCATTATGATCCGATGAAACGGTTGAAAGCGCCACGCAAAACAGGCCGATTCTGCCGAGATTTGGAATACAAGCTCTATCATGACGGGCGTTTTTATTTCCTTCCGGAAGATCTCCAGGAGCTAAGCCCGCTTGAGGATAAAGATTTGGATAAAAAAGCTAGAAAAGCAAAAGCCAAATTGGCCAAAGAGCTAAATAAAGCCCCGGCTTGGAGCCCAAGAAAGATATAGAATATTTAACTGGACCGTCGTTATTCAATAGGGCATGCTTCCGGTTTCCTTCATTGAAATCGGAAGCATGCCCTAGTGATGTTGCAGGATTGGAAAAAGTCCGGTTAGCCCCTTCGCTAACATTCCGAAAGCCAAGGCGGTAAGGATAATTCCCATAAGGCGTATCACGACGTTTATGCCGATTATCCCCAATCTACCGGAAAGGTAATTCGAAAAGTGCAGGAAAAGCCAGATAAGGATAGTGGTTCCCGCACAAACCAAACTAAGAACCAACCGCTCCTGCGGGCTGGGAAATTTTGGAAGCCAAACCAATATGGTCGCGATTGTTCCCGGGCCGGCGATCAAGGGTATTGCGACGGGGACTATGGCTATAGAGTCTTTCTGTTCGGCTTCTTCTTCGTCGGACTTACTATGTGAGATCGAACTGGTTTTGCTTTGTAGCATCGAGAGCCCCATCATCCCGACAATCAGCCCGCCAGCGGCTTCGAATGAGGGAAGAGTTATGCCGAAGAACTCCAGAATATAATCTCCGCTCCAAATAACGGCCAACATAATAATCAGTATTGCGATACCGGCCTTGAAGGCTATGGAACGGACATCAGCTTCGTTTTTATAGGCTGTCATTCCCGAAAATATCGCCATGTTTCCCACGGGATTTGTGATGCTCAGTAGAGCCACGCCAAATGTAATCAGGTCTTCCATTAGGGTGGGCCAAATCAAAAAACGGCCCAAGCCTCAGTCAGAATAAAGAGAAATATGCCTTTTTCTTTTCGGAGAAAATCGGAAGCTATTTCTTCCCGAAAAACTCAACGACCATTCGCAGAGCCGGTTTGTTCAGATTCTCGCATTTATAAGCGATGCCTATATTACGTGACATTCCCGGCCCGTTTACTCGCCGGAGAACAATTCCTTCCTTGTCACGGGCAAAATACTCGGGCAGAAAAGAAATCCCGACGCCGGACAGCACCAAGGCCAACACTTCGGATTTCATTTTGGCCCTGGCCACGATATCAAAACCCTTGCCCGAAGCCGAAAGAACCGCCATAGTCTGTTGATGAGCCTCGCAAGGCGGACATTCTATGAAAGAATAGCCGTCCAAGTCGCGAATATCCACTTCGGGTTTTGTGGCTAATGGATGATTATCGGGAACGCAGAGTACATAATCTTCTTCCCAAACGGAGATAAAGATTTCGTCCTCATGTTTATACTCGCGAATCAGTAGGCGCATATCGGATTTGTCTTCCATCCCCACGAGGTTGAGATCTACGTCCGGTATGGCTTCGTATATTTTTTTGTAAAAGTCAGCTTTTTCTCTGTCCGGCATGTCGGGCATAATACCAATCGTGAGCGGAAGCCGTTCCCGTTTTCCCTGAAAAAGGTTTCCGATTTTGTCAAGGTCGGCCAAAAGGCCCAAAGCCTTTGGGTAAAGCATATCCGCCTCCGGCGTAGGATCGGTACCGCGTTTGTGGCGAAGAAAAAGGGTTTTGCCCACTATATCTTCCAATTGTTTGATGCCGTTGGTGATGGAAGGTTGGGAGACGAAGCACCTTTGCGCGGCGCGCGAAATATTTTTTTCTTCGTATACGGTCACGAAAAACCTTAAGAGTCTAGGATCCATTATCTATAAGTCTGGCTGATGATAAGCATCAATTTTTAATATTTTACTGGCGCTGCCTATACGCTTACCTTTGTGTTGTCGCTGTTCCGGAATAAGGACCAAAACAAATTACCTTGATTGGAAGACAAAAGGTAAATTTCCGGGTTCAGTATTAGGCTTGAAGATACTCAATTAACATTATTATGGCTAATAACGAAAAACCATTGGTAATTATCACCGGAGCTAGCTCTGGTATTGGAATGGCAACCGCCAAGTTGTTTTCGGACAACGGATACCCCCTTCTTTTGTTGGCCAGAAGAAAGGGACATATGGAGGAACTCAACCTTCCCAATACGATTTGCGCTGAAGTGGACGTAACCGATGCCGATAGCTTGGTGAAAGCCATCGCTAAAGCGGAGGAGCAATATGGCCCGGCTGACCTGTTGGTAAACAACGCCGGCGTAATGCTTTTGGGAGAGGTTCACAAACAAGATCCGGCCGAATGGCAAAAGATGTTTGACGTGAACGTAATGGGCTTGCTCAACGGAGTGAAGGCCGTTATCGGCGGAATGGTACAGCGCAACACCGGTACTATCGTAAACATCAGCTCTATTGCTGGAAAGAAAAGTTTCCCGAACCATGCGGCTTATTGCGGAACCAAGTTCGCTGTGCATGGTATGACTGAGTGCATCCGTGAAGAAGTGGCGGACAAAAACGTACGTCTTACCACTGTGGCTCCTGGCGCTGTAGAGACTGAGCTTCTTGGCCATACCACAGATAAAGGAATCGTGGAAGGATACGAGGATTGGAAAAAGCAGATTGGCGGAGCCATGCATACCGACGACGTAGCCAGAGCGATCTGGTTCGCTTATAGTCAGCCACAAAACGTTTGCATCCGCGAGATTGCGATGGCCGCCACCGGGCAAAGCGCATAATCTTAACGGTACAGAGAATATTATCTCGGTTTGAAGATTTGGCTAAGTTGTTAGCGACTAGTTTTGCTTACGGCCCTTAGTAGTCCCAACGTTTTGATGTTCTTTTCCAAATACTGAAATAAGTTGAGGAATCCCCTTCCTGACGTAAAATCGTCGGAAGGGGATTTTGTATATGGTGCAGGGTATTGTTTTGTTTTCTTGCAAATACACAAGAGCAAAATTGCCGATATAAACCACTAGGTATTAAAAAGGGCTAAGTTTTGGTTAACGAAAGAGGTTAGTTATAGTCTAGCTAAGGGTATTTTCTGTTTTTGTGTTAAAAAGTGTTCGAGAGGATATTTTTATGACTAAATTTATTGTTTCAATGTCTTTACGACGTAGATTCTTAATGAATTTGATATGAGAATTTTACTGATAATACTCCTTTTGGAAATCCCGCTCGTTTTTGGTTCCGCTTCGGAAAGCAGGGCAAACGATAAGGTTTCTTATTCAGCGCACCTTCCGGCAAGTGCTCAGGAAAGAGATAGAATCCAGACTTATCGTAACGGGGAAATTGAGATACGCGGCAAGAGCGTGGTGTTTATTTACAAAGACAGAATCATCGATGAAGAGGATATTCCAGTACAGCAAAGCGACTATTATCCTGTTCGTTTCTATCTTTTGGATATGGGAGAAATTAACGGGATAGATTATGTTTTTCTCGTGGAAGACAGCCATGAGGTAAGGGATTCGTTTCCGGAAGAGAATGACGCAACCCTAATCAAACTGGTAAAAGAGTACAGGGCGAAAAGTATATAATTTTTAAAATGCGGAAAACGCATTTCGGGAAGATTAGGTCGTGTCCAAAGATAATGTAATGGGAGAGGACAAATGCGAAAGGAATCCAATTCATGAAAAAAGGGGCGAAGTGCCTTATATATATAGGAAGAGGTTCTTCTCATTATTGAAAAGTATTGCTGCGGGTATATTTGTCAACTTCCTGTTTGTATCGGTTAAAATCACCTCGTTATATGAAGTAGGATTATTCGAGACCTATAACTTGGATAGCTGGTGGCTTACGCGATATCTATTTGTATCCGGTGCTTCTATTGGCTTTATTCTTGGAATTTTTATTTGGGCGTCACACTTTTTGGTCCGTAAAAACCGGCGTTTAAATAATTTGAGCTATTCGGCCAAAATTCTCATTAATTTGGCGGGCGTTTTGGTTCTTCTGATCCTAATCCGGTTATTAGAGTTTCATTTTTTCTTTTCGTTTATGCAAGAGTTCGAAGGCCAAGCCTTCTCTTCTGACGAATTGGTCATGATGTTCCGCAGTCATAATTCCCTATGGGCTTATAGCGTCTATATCATTTATATTCTCGTATTGTCTACCCTTATTGGAATGACCTATCAGCTTAAAGATCTTTTGGGTCCCGAGATGTTTAGGCAAATTACGATGGGAGAATACAGCACGCCGAAAGAGGAAAAACGGATTTTTATGTTTCTCGATCTGAAAGGATCAACAGCGCATGCCGAACGCTTGGGGCATGTACGCTACAGTAATTTGATTAGGGACTGCTTTAATCAAATGACTGATTGTATTGTCGCCCATAAAGCCGAAGTTTATCAGTATGTCGGTGACGAGATAGTATTGACTTGGCCCTTTGCGAACGGTATTCAGAATTCAAATTGCATAGAAATATTTTCTTCCATTAAAAAGGTCTTTGCCACTAATAAAGAATATTACCAAAACCGTTACGGTTGTGTACCTGAATTTAAGGGAGGGGTAAGCGGAGGCTTGGTAACAGGGGTTGAAGTTGGTTTGGTAAAAAGGGAACTTGCGTTCCATGGGGATGTGTTGAATATCGGATCGCGGCTTGAGGCTCTTTGCAAAGAGCTGGATAAGGAACTGTTGGTTTCTACTGACCTTGTGTGTTTTCTCGGAAAGGACGGTTTTTGTTCTATGGGAACATTTGAATTAAAAGGTAAGTCAGTTAGACAAGAAGTCTTCGCTCTGGCATAGATTCGTATCTTCCATAAGGTGTTGTTGTTGTTGATATTTCAATAAATAATTGTTTTTAATTTATTGATTGTAATATCCTTTATTTTTAATTATAAGTATTAGTGTTTCATTTTTGTCTTAATTAATTATTTAATTGATATTACATATTGCAAAGACAATCTCATTGTAGAATGTTTTTAATACTTACTTGCTTATATTCTTTAATTTCACAGCGCTTTGGTGCAAGTATGCGTCTAGAGAAAGTGTTTTCTTGATCTTTTTGCGAATGACCGGATTTTCGGTGATTGTATTAAGTCTGTTAAATATTTGGAAAACAGATATGAAGAAGATTTTTCCGATTTTATTATTCCTGTTAATTCCGATGTTCTCTTTTTCACAAAAAGGGGCATTATTGGATGTGTCTTTTAAGGATGCTCCGATCGAGGATTTTTTCAAGGAATTGGAATCTAAAACCCGTTACAAATTTTTCTATTTGCCGGAATGGGTTCAGGGTAAAAAAGTTACCTACAGCAAAAGGAACGTTAGCGTAAAAACTGTGTTATCGGACGTGTTAATGCCGATGAGACTTTCTTTTCGTTTTTATAAGGATTATGCCGTGATCGTTGCGCCAGGTCAGGTTATAGGTTATATCCCGAAGCTGGAAGACTTTGTGGTTGAGGTGGATACTCTGAGCCAGAAAGGCATTGCGCTTGACAAAAGGGCACAAAGAAGAAAGCGCCGAGACTTAGTGACCATAGGAAAAGTTCCGAAGGATGGGCCAATCAAAAGAAAGGTTAAAGTTTCAGGTTCCGTTTTCGACGATGGAACCCGGGAGTCTTTACCGGGAGCGACAATACAAGTGCAAGGACTAAAAGTAGCCACGGTTACTGATATAAACGGAACGTTTTCGTTTGATCTTATGCCAGGCAGGTACAGGTTTATCCTGAATATGATGGGATATAGCGAGTCGGAACTAACCGTTATCGTTAACAACCAAGGAGAAGCCTCTTTTCCGATGAGACAGGAGACGATGAGCTTGGATGAAGTTGTGGTAACCGGAGACCGACCCGAGGAAAATTTAAAGAGCGCAAAAGTTGGTGTAGCGAAAATAAGTTCGAAGACGATTAAAGAATTACCCGTTTTTATGGGTGAGGCTGATATCGTTAATGTTGTAATGTCCTTGCCAGGCGTCACCTCGGTAGGTGAGGGTGCGTCGGGAATTAATGTTAGGGGCGGAGAGTCAGACCAAAACCTGATGATGCAGGATAATGCGTTTATACTGAACCCGTCGCATGTTTTTGGCTTTTTCTCGGTATTTAACCCGGATTTGATTTCGGACGTAACTTTATTCAAAGGAATGATTCCGGCACGATATGGCGGCCGTGCCTCATCGGTATTAGATGTAAAGCTATCTGATGGCGAAAAGGCGAAAATGGAAGGAGTAGGCGGGTTGGGATTGACTACCGCCAGATTAGCTTTGAAAGGTCCTTTGGTTAAAGATAAACTGTATGTGGTAACGGGTGTAAGGGCTTCGTATTCAGATTATTTGTTGCGATGGTCAAAAGAGCCTTCGGTGAATGACAGTAAAGCTGGGTTTTATGATTTTAACTTAAAGCTGAATTACGTTATTTCCGATAAAAGTCGTTTGCAATTCGCAGGATATAGAAGTATGGATTATTTTAATCTGGGCGGTACTGCGGATTATGAATGGACAACAGACAGCTGGGGACTAACTTGGAAAAAGATTTTCAATCCTGACCATTCTCTGAATTTGTCATACAGTTATAACCGTTATCGTAGTGGAATTATAGATTATGAGGATATTAAAAGCTATAACTACGAAACGGGGATTGATTTCATGAAATTCAAATCAGCGTTTTTTCTCAATAAAGGAAAACACGAAATAGATTATGGAATAGAGGGAGTCTTATACGATTTTCAGCCATCGACAATTGAATCTGCCGGAGAGACAGATTTAGTGGCTGCCCGTGAAACATTTAGGCGAAGGTCTGCCGAATTCGGAGCTTATGTCCATGATGAGTTTTCATTGACAGACCAATTAAGCATCTCTGCGGGCGTACGTTATACCTCATATATGTTTCTTGGTGGACCTCCTGAGATGAGAAATTATGTTGCGGGAGAAACAAAATCCGACGCAAGCGTAGAGAGCGTCGAACCTATCGATGATTTTAAAATAGATAAAGAATATAACTTTTTAGAACCGAGAATAGCTTTGAACTATCAATTAGGAGCTTATTCTTCTGTAAAGGTAGGTTATAACAGAATTACGCAGAATATACACCAAGTCTCGAATACCGCAACGCCAACGCCGGTGGCCATTTGGACTCCAAGTGACAGGTATATCGCCCCGCAAAAAGCGGATAGTTATACGATGGGGTATTTTAGAAATTTTGCTGAGAATATGTGGGAAACATCGGCGGAAGTTTTCTACAAGCAAATAGATGACTATCTGGATTATAAGGATTTCGCCGAATTGACGATGAATGATAATTTGGAAACGGAGCTTATCGCTGGTGAGGCCAAAGCCTACGGAATAGAGTTAATGGTAAAAAAGAATAGGGGCAGGTTGACTGGGCAGGCGAGTTATACGTTCTCGAGGACATTTAAGAAAGCCGATGGAGATTATGCCGAGGAAGTGATAAACGATGGGGACTGGTACCCTGCCAATTTCGATAAACCTCACGACTTCAAGTTAATGGTCAATTATAAGAATACTCACCGGTCAAATTTGTCAGTAAGTTTCACGTACAGTACAGGGCGTCCGGTAAGTTACCCAGTTGGTCGTTATGAAACGTTTAACAAGCAACAGGTTCCGTTGTATGAGAGTAGGAATAAATTCCGTATCCCTGATTATCATAGATTGGATTTCTCATATACTATTAAGACCAATCATAGGCTTAATAAGAGGTGGGAAGGAAGCTGGACATTTGCGGTTTATAATGTTTACGGTAGAAAGAATGCGTTTTCAATCTATTTCAAAGATGAGAATGACGCACCACCTCAGGCGTATAAGCTTAGTGTGTTAGGAACGATATTCCCTTCCATTACCTATAACTTCAGATTTTAAGGGATCTATTTTTTGAAAAATGCGCTTGATTATGTCTAAAAATATCGGGTTTAGAATAAGTATCCACATTGCGTTTTTGATGTCAATGATATCTTCTTGCGTTGAGAAATTTGATGTGGATCTAGGAGAGTCGGAACCCCGTCTAGTAGTTAACGGGATTATATCGGATCAGCCTGGGGAGACGTATGTTTCCTTGTTAAACACACAACCGTATGTAACGGGAGACTACTATGTGCCACCTATTCCTGTAGAGGGTGCCACTGTTCGGGTATTAGATACTGGAGGGGATGTTGAATTTGAGCTGTTTGATGTAAGTGGCAGAGGTAAATATGTGGGAATTACAGATGAAATAAAGGGTAATTCAGGGGTTGGGTATGTGTTAGAGGTTATTCTGAAAAATGGGGAGACTTATAGATCAGACTTAGTTACTATTCCAGAAAAAGTACCAACATTAGATAATGTCGATGCTGAACTTAAGGAATATAAGGAATATAATGAGCGAATAAGCGATTTTTCTATAGTATACAAGGTCGACTTATTGGTCGATTTCAGTTCGAAAGAAAGGGTGTATTTGCAGTGGGATGTTGAAGGAACAACAGAAATATACTCATTAGAGAACCCAGATGCACCATATCCAGAAAGTACGCCTATTTGCTA includes these proteins:
- a CDS encoding TonB-dependent receptor — its product is MKKIFPILLFLLIPMFSFSQKGALLDVSFKDAPIEDFFKELESKTRYKFFYLPEWVQGKKVTYSKRNVSVKTVLSDVLMPMRLSFRFYKDYAVIVAPGQVIGYIPKLEDFVVEVDTLSQKGIALDKRAQRRKRRDLVTIGKVPKDGPIKRKVKVSGSVFDDGTRESLPGATIQVQGLKVATVTDINGTFSFDLMPGRYRFILNMMGYSESELTVIVNNQGEASFPMRQETMSLDEVVVTGDRPEENLKSAKVGVAKISSKTIKELPVFMGEADIVNVVMSLPGVTSVGEGASGINVRGGESDQNLMMQDNAFILNPSHVFGFFSVFNPDLISDVTLFKGMIPARYGGRASSVLDVKLSDGEKAKMEGVGGLGLTTARLALKGPLVKDKLYVVTGVRASYSDYLLRWSKEPSVNDSKAGFYDFNLKLNYVISDKSRLQFAGYRSMDYFNLGGTADYEWTTDSWGLTWKKIFNPDHSLNLSYSYNRYRSGIIDYEDIKSYNYETGIDFMKFKSAFFLNKGKHEIDYGIEGVLYDFQPSTIESAGETDLVAARETFRRRSAEFGAYVHDEFSLTDQLSISAGVRYTSYMFLGGPPEMRNYVAGETKSDASVESVEPIDDFKIDKEYNFLEPRIALNYQLGAYSSVKVGYNRITQNIHQVSNTATPTPVAIWTPSDRYIAPQKADSYTMGYFRNFAENMWETSAEVFYKQIDDYLDYKDFAELTMNDNLETELIAGEAKAYGIELMVKKNRGRLTGQASYTFSRTFKKADGDYAEEVINDGDWYPANFDKPHDFKLMVNYKNTHRSNLSVSFTYSTGRPVSYPVGRYETFNKQQVPLYESRNKFRIPDYHRLDFSYTIKTNHRLNKRWEGSWTFAVYNVYGRKNAFSIYFKDENDAPPQAYKLSVLGTIFPSITYNFRF
- a CDS encoding DUF4249 domain-containing protein translates to MSKNIGFRISIHIAFLMSMISSCVEKFDVDLGESEPRLVVNGIISDQPGETYVSLLNTQPYVTGDYYVPPIPVEGATVRVLDTGGDVEFELFDVSGRGKYVGITDEIKGNSGVGYVLEVILKNGETYRSDLVTIPEKVPTLDNVDAELKEYKEYNERISDFSIVYKVDLLVDFSSKERVYLQWDVEGTTEIYSLENPDAPYPESTPICYIRRDPSGEKQFLAKSSAASEKSVRIPAIKNIRYSSDFRWGYGFKVKQYSIEAGAYEYLRKTKLLMESSGSLFDPFPSSITGNIYSIVGEEKRRTLGYFIARKGGAVNYLVTNANKLGKRITTSCEDLIIAREIQKTEGGGGPPIEIPPSCFDCLRFDGATTKRPDYWY